GCCTATTGCCTGGAACAAATTCAGATAGAAGGATTTTCAAAACGTTTCTGGCAACGGTTTTTCCAATCCGGATGTTCGGATTGCCGGGAACCGGGAGAGACTCTCTCCGTAGAACTTGCCATGAATGCCCTGGTCCCGGTCTTGCTGGCATCCATGGACAACACGGATGACAGCATGTGGGATACCATCCTGAACGGAATTGAAACCGTCTCTATCGGTGAATACCGGCTCTCCCGGCGTTTCTATAACCGGCATGGTGTGGATAAAAAAAATCCACTTCGGAGAAAGTGGGTAAATCAGCAGGGAATTCTGTATATTTATGAACGTTTTTGTTCGCAGGACCTGGCAGATCTGTGTCCCCTGTGCAATCCCAAGGAGAAGATGTGATTCCTGAAGAACTGAAAGATATCTGGACCAATGCCCGGGATCAGGTCCGTACCTGGCAGCAGAATGGAGAATCCGTTGTTTTTACCAACGGGTGTTTTGACATTCTTCACGTAGGGCATATCCGTTATCTGTCAGCTGCCGCAACCCTTGGGGATCACCTGGTGATCGGACTCAATACGGATGCGTCCGTGCGGAAACTCAAAGGTCCCGGCAGGCCGGTTCAAAATGAAAATGACCGTGCTGAAATACTTTTGGCCCTGTCCGCAGTGGATCTGGTGGTTCCCTTTTCACAGGATACTCCCCTCGAGATTATTACCTGGCTAAAGCCGGATATCCTGGTGAAAGGCGGGGACTATACGCCGGATACCATCGTTGGTGCCCGGGAAATTGTCAGCTGGGGTGGAAAAGTGATGACACTGCCCTATCATGAGGGAAAATCCACCAGCATCATTCTGAAAAAAATGTAAAAAAAAGAATGGAAGTCTGTCGCCCATAATCGTTGACTTTGTGGGTAGTTACAGGTATCTTCCTTTGCTGAAATATGAGGTATTATGAAGACGTATTCAAAATTGATTCTGAGTGTGTGTGTCCCGGTTCTTGTATTTGCCCACGCCTATGCAACCCATGAATCTCTGGACGAACCGATCGAAAAACCCATCGAAGCTGTGGAAACCGTTGATTCGGTCTATACGGATACCACGGTTATGGCTGAAACATTTTATGAAGCAGACCGTTTTGAGGTTCTGTTTAACGAGGCCAAAATTCACTTTGCAAATGCCCTGATTGCCGAACATTTTGCCGATACCTTTGAAGTTCAGCTTCAGCTGAAACTTACTTTTGAAGCCTTGTCGGATATTGAAGTCTTCAATAACCTCGATCCCATCCAATATGAAGAGATGACCCATTTTACGGAACGTCTGGTTCATGATTTCCAGGATTTTGCACCGGAAGCGGTTTCTCTTCATGATCAGTTTTCCGTCAGTGACCTCCGGGAATCCATGGAATATCTGGCAGAAGATATGGACATTGAAAATTTTAAAGTCATTGATGACCGGGACGGGCACATTCCCATTATCTCCAATTCCCGTGTGGAAAGCCTGATCCGTTTCTTTCAGAACCAGGGCCGGGAAAGTTTTCAGGCCTGGCTGAACCGAATGGGTGAATATGAAATTTTATACAAACAAATTTTAAAGCAATATAACCTCCCGGAAGAACTGATCTACCTGAGTATGATTGAGAGTGGTTTTAAACCCAATGCGTATTCCTATGCCCGGGCCATGGGTTTATGGCAGTTTATGTATTCCACCGGGAAAGTTTATGGCCTGAAAAGGGACTATTGGGTTGATGAACGCCGGGATCCGGTGAAAGCCACTGATGCCGCTGCGCGGCATTTGAAAGATCTGTACAATGAATTTGGCGATTGGTATCTGGTAATGGCGGCATACAACGCAGGGCCGGGACGGATTCACCGGGCGATTCAGCGGGACCGGACCCGTGATTTTTGGAAAATGTACAGCCTGCCCAAGCAAACCCGGAATTATGTCCCAACTTTTCTGGCTGCAGCTATCATATCCCGGAATCCCGAGGCCTATGGATTTACCGTACCAAAAACGGCACCTAACTATTGGACTTATGATACCCTGTCTATTCATAAAAGTGTTGAACTGGAAAGCATCGCACGTGTGGCGGGGCTAAAATATCAGGAGATGAAAGAACTGAATCCTGATTTGCGACGCCATTCCACGCCGAATTATACCTATACCATTCGCCTGCCAAAAGGCAAGCGGGAAACCGTCAGCAATGCTCTGGAATCCTTTAATACGGTCCATACCGTCCAGTATTCAACCCATGTGGTCCGCCGGGGTGATACCCTGACCCGTATCAGCCGTCTGTACAATGTGCCGATCCGGGATATCATGACAGCCAACCGGCTCAGGAACAATCAGCCGATCATTATCGGTCAGCGCCTGACAATCCCCAATCCCGGATACAGCGAAACCGTGGCTTCTTCCCAGTCCCTGCCTGATTATTCATCCAAAAATGAAAAAATAATCTATACTGTCCGGAAAAATGATACATTGGGACACATTGCCGAGCGGTATGGGACAAGGGCTTCCAACATCCGGCACTGGAACAATCTTCGCTACGGACAATATATCTATCCCGGGCAAAAACTGGTCTTATGGGTTCCCAAAAGTGATATGGCCCACGCCGGAAATAGTATGTATACAGTACAGCGAGGGGATTCCCTCCACCGTATTTCCCAGAAGACCGGTGTTTCTGTAAACCGGTTGAAACAATTGAACCCGGGAATCAACCCGTCCCGCATCTATCCCGGAGATAAAATCAGACTGCGATGAAACGAAGTGACTGGATTATCACGGCACTGCTCTTTATTGCGGCGGTATTGATGTTCAATACCCTGGTTCGCCAAAACAGGACCGGTGTATCCCTCACCCGGGGGGATCAGATAGGTATTGTGAAAATCCAGGGAAGCATCCTGAGTTCAGAGCCGATTCTTGAAGATCTGGAGGAAATCAGCTCTATCCGTGATCTGAAAGCCCTGATTCTCCATATCAACAGCCCCGGTGGCGGCACCGCAGCATCTCAGGAACTCTACTATGCCGTCAAACGCATCAAGGAAGAATACGATTATCCCGTGATCTCGGTGTTGAGTTCATTGGGTGCCAGCGGCGGATATTACGTAGCCCTGGCAACGGATTCTATTTATGCTTTGCCCGGCACCCTGACGGGAAGTATCGGGGTCATTATGGACTTTCCCCAGTGGACGGAGGTGATGGATAAAATCGGTGTGGATATGCATGTGGTGAAAAGCGGCGAATATAAGGATACAGGGTCGCCTTTCAGGGATTTTACGGCTGAAGACAGGCGCTATTATCAGGAACTGGTGGATGATGTGTACGACCAGTTTATATCTGCCGTGGCCGAAGCCCGGTCCATGGATAAAGAAACCGTGAAAAAAATCTCCGATGGCAGGGTTTATACAGGCCGTCAGGCCTTGGAACTGGGGCTCATAGACCATCTGGGCACCATGGAGGATGGCATTGAAGATTTAACCCGGCAGTTAAACCTGAAGGAAAAGCCATCCATCATTCGACCAAAAAAGGAAAAGATTACATTTTACGATGTAGTCTTTGGTGATATTAGCCGGTGGATCGGTTCACTGATACCGTCACCGTCACCTCAGATGATATATAAATAAGAGGGGTTGTATCATGACAAAAGCGGATATTGTCGATATCATTTCCATGGCGACCGGCCTGACGAAAGTCGAAACGGAAGCTGTTATCAATGGATTTTTGTCCACCGTTTCCGATGCGTTGATGGAAGGGAAGCGGGTGGATTTCAGAGGATTTGGAAGTTTTAGTGTAAAAAAACGGGCATCCAAAATCGGACAAAACCCCGGGACCGGAGAAGCGGTTCCCGTACCGGAACGCTATGTACCTGTCTTTAAGCCCTCTAAAATGCTGAAAGAAGCTGTCGATAAAAACATGAAACATTCAAGATAAGGAGAACGATTCGTGCCTTGTGGAAAAAAACGCAAAAAAGGAAAGATCCGTAATCATAAACGGAAAAAGCGCTTAAGAAAAAATCGTCATAAGAAACGTAAGAGCTAATGAGTCATGCCGGATATCCGATGGGTCCCGGCACATTTTTCTGATTCACATGTGACGAAGAGCGTGCAGCACTTTTTCGGATATTCAGCCCAGAAGTGCTGCCTTTGTTTTTATGGATAAAATTTACACCATATCAGACATAACCCAGCTGATCAAAGTCCGTCTGGAATCGATGGGGTCCTTTACCCTGGAAGGTGAGATATCCGAGATTAAATTTCACGGAAGTGGTCACCTCTATTTTACCCTGAAAGATGAGGGGGCAGTGCTTCCCTGTGTGATGTGGCGGACTTATACCCGGTCTTTGACTTTTCGTCCCGAAGTGGGAAATCATGTGGTGGCGTCCGGCCGCCTGAGTGTGTATCCACCCCATGGACGCTATCAAATGTCCGTGGATAGCATGCAGCCTGCCGGTGTGGGAAATTTGTATGAACAGTTTGAAGCCCTGAAGAAACAATTGCGTAAAGAGGGACTGTTTGATGAGGACCATAAAAAGCCAATCCCATTGTACCCCCGGAATCTTGCCATCATTTCAAGCGAAACAGCTGCAGGACTTCAGGATGCCGAACGGATATTTTTACAATATGCGCCCCACGTAAACCGCTGCTTGATTCCTGCCCGTATGCAGGGCCATGGCACGGCGGAGTCTGTGATCCAGGCTCTGAAGAAAGTTCTTCTCATGAAGAATGTGGACCTGGTATTGATTATCCGTGGTGGGGGTTCCATCGAAGACTTGTGGGAATTCAACCGGGAAATATTAGCCCGCACGGTCTATGATTATCCCATACCCGTCATTTCGGGGATTGGTCATGAAACAGATTTTACCATCCTGGATTTTGTGGCGGATTATCGGGCGAGTACCCCCACTAATGCCGCTGAAATTGCCTGCAGAGGGTGGAAGGAAATCATTCTCTATTTGAACCAGGCTGAAGCCCGCCTGACCATTGCTGCAGAAAATGTCCTGCGCCAGGCAGAAGACCGCCTGCAATATCTCTCTCACCGCTACACCACACGCCTGCCGGGTACATCCATTACCCGCTATACTGAAAAAATTGACGGACTTATTCACCGGCTGAATCATGAAGTCAACCGGGCTTTTACTGAACTTAGCCACCAATGGGAACATCTGGATACAACCCTGCGGCTTACCCACCCAAGGGAAGTCATGAAAAAAGGATATGCCGTGATCAAAGGCCCGGATGGCAAAGCATATACATCGAAAAATGATGCCCGTCCCGGAGACCGCTTTACCGTGATGATGCACGATGGCGATTTCCAGGGAGAAGTCCTTAATTCGGAGTGATTATGACAGAAAAAAATGAAAGTTTTGAAGCATCCCTGGCCAAACTGGAAGCGATTCTCAAACGCCTTGAAACAGAAGATGTCCCCCTGGAAGAGATGCTGACTCTCTACGAGGAAGGGGTCTCACTGAGTCAAACCTGCCGGAAAGTTCTGGAAAATGCCCGACAAAAACTGCAGGTGATATCAGAACACATGAATGAAGAAAAGGAAACAACCCTTGAATAAGTTCTCACAGTTCGGGATATTGGCCAACAGCCGGAAAATTCGGGATATTGCTCCCATCCTGAAAGAATTTTGTGCCTATCTTGAGTTAAAACAGGTCGATTTTACCCTGGATGAGGAGATTGTTCAAAAGATTCCGTCACTTTCTTCTTTTGGACATTCATCCCTGGAAAAACTTTTGGAAGAGTCTCAGGCCATGATCACTTTGGGCGGAGACGGAACCATCCTGAATGCAGCCCGGCGTATTGGTCAGCGTGAAATTCCCATCCTGGGTTTTCACATGGGTGAACTGGGTTTCCTGGCTGAGCTCTCCCGTCTGGATTACCGGGAAAAAATGGATAAAATCCTCCAGGGAGAACTGCTGTTGGATGACCGAATGGTGCTGGATGGCGAAATCCGTAACGGCAAAGGGTGTACCTGTGAGTATGCACTCAACGATATGGTCTTGTTTAAAGGACTTTCACCCCGAATGATGACGGTTAAAGTGGAAATTGACGGGGATTTTATGAACAGCTATCTGGCAGATGGACTGATTATTTCAACTCCCACAGGATCTACGGCATATTCACTTTCCAGCAGCGGCCCAATCCTTACTCCAGATGTGCCCGCCATCATTATTAATCCCATCTGTCCCCACACCCTAAGCCAAAGGCCCATGGTGATCGATGCCGGGCGGACAATCCGGATTACCTTTGAAGAAGTGCCCCAGGGTGCTTATTTAACCGCCGATGGTCAGCATGTGGAACGCCTGAGTAAAAACGGAGAGATCTTCATTCGAAAAGCAAGCCATAAGGTCAGGCTTATCCGTTGTTCGGATTACAGCTATTTCAACGTGTTGCGACAGAAACTGAACTGGGGAAAACGATGAATGACATTATCCGTCTGAAAAATATGGTTTTTTATGGGTTTCACGGTGTTGAAGCCCATGAAAAAGAGTGGGGAGGACGCTTTGAAGTGGATTTGGAACTGTTTTGTGATTTGCATGATGCCATTGAAACAGATAAACTTCAGGATACAGTAAATTATGAATCCATTTATAAATTGATTCATAATCTGGTGACTTCCAGAAAGTACTATTTGATTGAAGCCCTGGCCGGTGAGATGTGTAAATCCATTAAGGAAAAATACCCCAAAGTGCTGAAAGTGACAGCCCGGGTTCGTAAACCCAATGTGCCAATCAAAGGTGTTTTGGATACAGTGGAAGTTGAAATTACACGATGAATGTCCCCGATACCCAGGTTTACCTCGGATTTGGTGGAAATTTAGGTGATGTACGAAAAACCATCCAACAGGCTGTCAAGGCCCTCACGTCCCGGGATGGAATCTCTCTGATTCAGGTCAGTTCATTTTACCGGACTGAACCATTATATGATACCAACCAGCCTGATTTTATCAATGCCGTCGCCGGATTTGCCGTCCGCTTGTCGCCCCAGGCACTTTTACAGATTATTCACCAGATTGAAGAAGCATTCGGACGAATTCGGGATTCAAAACGGCGCTACGCACCCCGAACCCTGGATATAGATATTTTATTTTGGGGTGATAAAACCATCTGCCTGAAAAATCTGATCGTTCCCCACCAGGAATTTTCACAACGGAAATTTGTATTAGAGCCTATGGGGGAAATTGCTTTAAATTATACCGTCCCGGGAACGGGAAAAACTATTCGGGACTTTTTAAATGAGTGTCCCGATCAATCACGCGTGGAGAAATGCTGAATGCAGAAACCTGCCTATTATATTGCGATTGAAGGTGTTATCGGAGTTGGGAAAACCAGCCTGGCCAAAATCCTGGTACAGCGGCTGAATGCCCGCCTGGTCCTGGAGAAATTTGAAGACAATCCCTTTCTCAGTGATTTTTATAAAGACAGGGATAGGTATGCTTTTCAGACACAGATGTTCTTCCTTCTAAGCAGGTATCGTCAGCAGATGGAGCTTTTTCAGACGGAGCTCTTCCATAAAAATCTGGTGACAGATTATATGTTCATCAAGGATAAACTCTTTGCCTATCTGAATCTGAATGAAAAGGAACTCATGCTGTATGACCAGATGCTGAATCTTCTGATCCGGCAAATCCCCAAACCGGACCTGGTCATTTACCTTCAGGCGGATACGGAGCGCCTGATGCAAAATATTGCCAAACGGGGTCGGGATTTTGAAAAGAATATGGATGAGGAGTATATTGAAGCCCTGAATCAAATGTATAACCAGTTTTTTTTCCGATATAATGAAACTCCCCTGCTGATTATCAATACAACAGATATAGACTTCGTCCACAACGAGGACGATTTAGCGGAGATTTTGAAAACCATTCAAACACCACCAGCGGGTACCAAGTTATACCGGCCGGTGAGGAAACCGTCATGACACGCCTTCTTGGATATTTGATTGCCATCTATGTTATGGTGATCATCTACCGGCGCTGGATTAGACCCGAACTGATTCAGTGGCTGGAAAAACATCAGAAAAATCCACCTATCCGGGATCAGAAACCGGAACAGGATCCCTACCGGAATGATATCCCCAAAGAGGATATCGTGGATGTGGATTACCATGAAGAAGATCAATAATCTGATAAAACATTCTCAGATCTGTTTAACGAATCTGTCAGTATAGCTGCTTTTTAAATTGAATTGATTCTCTTTTATCGATTCGTTACATTGTATATGGACTTCAAACCATAAAAAATAAACAGTTAGGAGGTTATGATGGGTGAAAAAGGTGTTGGCATTCTGGGATCTTTGGATGTTAAAGATTTGATTCGCCAGTTGAATGAAGCACTGTCTGAAGAGTGGCTGGCCTATTACCAGTACTGGATTGGTGCCCGCCTGATTGAAGGCCCGATGCGGACTGAAGTAGAGCCGGAACTGTTAACTCATGCTGACGAAGAGCTGAATCATGCCGTGATGGTTGTAGACCGGATTATTCAGCTGGGTGGTGATCCCGTGATTCATCCGGAAGAATGGTTCAAATTGAGCCGTTGTGCCTATGAGGCTCCCAGTGATCCCTACATTGAAGCCATTCTGAAGCAAAATCTCAGTGGCGAGCAATGTGCGATCAAACGCTACAAGGAAATTGCGGATTATACCCACGGAAAAGATCACACAACCTGGCAGATCGCTACAAATATCCTTAATGATGAACTGGAACATGAGCAGGATATTGAGGATTGGTTGAATGATCTAAAGATGCTGAAAGATGATTTGAGGAAGCTTAAACTGTAAATTCCTCAATCGTTTGTGATATCGTATTTTCCGTACAGGAAATTACAGGATATAGAAAAGCCCCGGAATATACTCACCGGGGCTTTTTATTTTCAGGGGTATTCGGGATTCGATTCAAAGGGTTCAGAATTAAGGGGAATCCGTCAAATATGGTCTTCCAGGATTTCCTTTTCTTTCAGTTCAAAAATTTCATCAATTTTTGCAATGTGCTCATCAGTAATTTTCTGAATTTCATCCAGTCCGTCTGCCGCATTATCTTTGGAAATATCGCCGTCCTTTTCCATTTTTTTGATATGGTCGTTGAATTCCCGGCGAACGTTCCGGATGCTGATGCGTCCGTCTTCGGCTATCTTGCTCACCACACGGGAGAGATCTTTTCGCCGTTCATCCGACATGGGCGGGATGGGGAGGCGGATAACCTGTCCATCATTTGCAGGTGTGAGTCCCAGAGAACTGGCCAGAATCGCTTTTTCAATGACAGGAAGCATATTTTTTTCCCAGGGTTGAATCACCAGGAGTCTTGCTTCGGGGACTGTAATATTGGCGACCTGATTCAGGGGGGTGGGGTTGCCGTAATAATCCACCTTGATTCCGTCCAGCAAGGCTGTGGAAGCCCGGCC
This window of the Candidatus Neomarinimicrobiota bacterium genome carries:
- the folB gene encoding dihydroneopterin aldolase, giving the protein MNDIIRLKNMVFYGFHGVEAHEKEWGGRFEVDLELFCDLHDAIETDKLQDTVNYESIYKLIHNLVTSRKYYLIEALAGEMCKSIKEKYPKVLKVTARVRKPNVPIKGVLDTVEVEITR
- a CDS encoding exodeoxyribonuclease VII small subunit, yielding MTEKNESFEASLAKLEAILKRLETEDVPLEEMLTLYEEGVSLSQTCRKVLENARQKLQVISEHMNEEKETTLE
- the frr gene encoding ribosome recycling factor — its product is MLESLYKECKAKMDKSVEVIRHELASIRTGRASTALLDGIKVDYYGNPTPLNQVANITVPEARLLVIQPWEKNMLPVIEKAILASSLGLTPANDGQVIRLPIPPMSDERRKDLSRVVSKIAEDGRISIRNVRREFNDHIKKMEKDGDISKDNAADGLDEIQKITDEHIAKIDEIFELKEKEILEDHI
- a CDS encoding NAD(+)/NADH kinase gives rise to the protein MNKFSQFGILANSRKIRDIAPILKEFCAYLELKQVDFTLDEEIVQKIPSLSSFGHSSLEKLLEESQAMITLGGDGTILNAARRIGQREIPILGFHMGELGFLAELSRLDYREKMDKILQGELLLDDRMVLDGEIRNGKGCTCEYALNDMVLFKGLSPRMMTVKVEIDGDFMNSYLADGLIISTPTGSTAYSLSSSGPILTPDVPAIIINPICPHTLSQRPMVIDAGRTIRITFEEVPQGAYLTADGQHVERLSKNGEIFIRKASHKVRLIRCSDYSYFNVLRQKLNWGKR
- a CDS encoding deoxynucleoside kinase — translated: MQKPAYYIAIEGVIGVGKTSLAKILVQRLNARLVLEKFEDNPFLSDFYKDRDRYAFQTQMFFLLSRYRQQMELFQTELFHKNLVTDYMFIKDKLFAYLNLNEKELMLYDQMLNLLIRQIPKPDLVIYLQADTERLMQNIAKRGRDFEKNMDEEYIEALNQMYNQFFFRYNETPLLIINTTDIDFVHNEDDLAEILKTIQTPPAGTKLYRPVRKPS
- a CDS encoding HU family DNA-binding protein translates to MTKADIVDIISMATGLTKVETEAVINGFLSTVSDALMEGKRVDFRGFGSFSVKKRASKIGQNPGTGEAVPVPERYVPVFKPSKMLKEAVDKNMKHSR
- the sppA gene encoding signal peptide peptidase SppA; amino-acid sequence: MKRSDWIITALLFIAAVLMFNTLVRQNRTGVSLTRGDQIGIVKIQGSILSSEPILEDLEEISSIRDLKALILHINSPGGGTAASQELYYAVKRIKEEYDYPVISVLSSLGASGGYYVALATDSIYALPGTLTGSIGVIMDFPQWTEVMDKIGVDMHVVKSGEYKDTGSPFRDFTAEDRRYYQELVDDVYDQFISAVAEARSMDKETVKKISDGRVYTGRQALELGLIDHLGTMEDGIEDLTRQLNLKEKPSIIRPKKEKITFYDVVFGDISRWIGSLIPSPSPQMIYK
- the xseA gene encoding exodeoxyribonuclease VII large subunit; this encodes MDKIYTISDITQLIKVRLESMGSFTLEGEISEIKFHGSGHLYFTLKDEGAVLPCVMWRTYTRSLTFRPEVGNHVVASGRLSVYPPHGRYQMSVDSMQPAGVGNLYEQFEALKKQLRKEGLFDEDHKKPIPLYPRNLAIISSETAAGLQDAERIFLQYAPHVNRCLIPARMQGHGTAESVIQALKKVLLMKNVDLVLIIRGGGSIEDLWEFNREILARTVYDYPIPVISGIGHETDFTILDFVADYRASTPTNAAEIACRGWKEIILYLNQAEARLTIAAENVLRQAEDRLQYLSHRYTTRLPGTSITRYTEKIDGLIHRLNHEVNRAFTELSHQWEHLDTTLRLTHPREVMKKGYAVIKGPDGKAYTSKNDARPGDRFTVMMHDGDFQGEVLNSE
- a CDS encoding ferritin-like domain-containing protein; translated protein: MGEKGVGILGSLDVKDLIRQLNEALSEEWLAYYQYWIGARLIEGPMRTEVEPELLTHADEELNHAVMVVDRIIQLGGDPVIHPEEWFKLSRCAYEAPSDPYIEAILKQNLSGEQCAIKRYKEIADYTHGKDHTTWQIATNILNDELEHEQDIEDWLNDLKMLKDDLRKLKL
- the folK gene encoding 2-amino-4-hydroxy-6-hydroxymethyldihydropteridine diphosphokinase, coding for MNVPDTQVYLGFGGNLGDVRKTIQQAVKALTSRDGISLIQVSSFYRTEPLYDTNQPDFINAVAGFAVRLSPQALLQIIHQIEEAFGRIRDSKRRYAPRTLDIDILFWGDKTICLKNLIVPHQEFSQRKFVLEPMGEIALNYTVPGTGKTIRDFLNECPDQSRVEKC